Within Capra hircus breed San Clemente chromosome 7, ASM170441v1, whole genome shotgun sequence, the genomic segment TATGGCATGGCCGCACTGGAAAGACTTCGGTTGTCCTTGCCTGTCTAGTGGGTTCCTGGAACCTGAAATACCCTGTTCATAACCGTTGCTGTCTGCTCCCTCCCCCCTAAAcctatgtatttatatttctatttattattaatttattgggGTCGTCTGCCTGGGAACTAGGGGGCTGGGAAGGGGTGGTCTGACAGGGTGTGTGTTTATGAAAAACCCTGGTAATAAACGTGAAGCTGTCTGACCAGCCTTCTGTGGTGTCCAGGCTGGAGTCAATGACCTTGGGAAGAGCCCACCCGCACCCCTAGCCCCGTTGGCCTCAGTTCCCCCAGGGGATCTGATATGGGATGATTGAAACAGGCCAGGGGATGGGTGGCAGGACGTTCTTTGGGGATGCCAGGAAACTGAGTGATGCTCgtgtgggattccctggtggttcagacggtaaagaatctgtttgcaattcaggagaggggcggggtttgatccctgggtcaggaagatctggagaagtgaatagctacccactccggtattctttgtgtgtgattttatttgtttttaaaagtttatttatcttttaattgaaggataactgctttataaaattttgttttctgtcaacacTCCcaacactccactattcttgcctgcagacaaagacagaggagcctggttggctatatatttcatggggtggcaaagagtcagacacggctgagtgactgacactttctttTCCCTGTCAGGACATCCATGGGACCCACAGGCAGCCAGGGACATCCCTCTCGCTGTTTCTGtgtttctctccctccctgctcctctgcttctgtttctgaGACCCTTCTGGGTCTTAAGTCTCCCTCCTTGTCTTCTCATCTCTTGGTAGTCCAGTCTCTGTAGGTATCTGGCCCCGTCTTGATCACCATCCTGCAGTCTCTCCCCCCATGGGGGTCCCCTTTCCAAACCTGGGCAGCCCAGAGACACGTCCATCTGCCACCAAGTGCACTGACCTAGAGGAGTCCCCGTCCCTCTGCTGTTTGTGGCACCACCCTTCATGTTAACGGTGCGTCTATCCTTTCATGTAAAAAGAGCATgcgtggagggacttccctggtggtccagtggttaagattccatgctttcactgcaggggacatgggttcgacccctggtcagggagctgagcaTAGCTCATGCCTCATACCAGTgtcaaaaaaaaagagtatggaGAAAAAAGGCGTAAAGAACATTTTCATGCACGTCACATCTCCCAGGTTATATCCTTTTCTACTTAGGATCGTGGAATTGCTGAGATGTGCCAAGTCCAGCCCCCTCCTCACTTGCCTGTTCACCCTGAGGAACTGGAACAGGGATCTGGAGGAGACAGTTCCAGCTCCAGCAGTGAGTGCAATGTGACCCCTGTGAAGCCCCCCACCCAGAGGCAGATTGGAATGACTAGGTGCCCCTGAATGTATTTAATGAGTACCCACTTTGTGCCAGGCCTTGGCTGTGCCCTGAGGGGAGGAAGTGACAAGGTAGGCAAAAACCACTCCGTTCCAGCTCGGTCAAGTGCAGGAGACAAATGAATACCAGACAGATGAGTAAGAGAGCAGTCACAGGGAGCACCTGATTCGCAGGAAGGACTGTGCCAAGGAGTCAACCCAGGCAATGCATCAGTGAACAGAGGGAGACAgatgattgggggcaggagtggggGCTTGAGCCACGTAGCACCAGGATGCAGGGGTGCAAGGAAGCTGAAGACCCTCATAGGTCACCCCTCCCACTTTGGGTCACTCCCAGGTGGTGTGATTCAATAAGACTCCATGTCAGGATGACCCAGAGGCAGCAGATGCTATGCTGAGTCTTTCCCCAAACACCAAGTGTTGCCTTTGCTGGACGCCACTGCCCATGTGTCTTTTCACACCTCCAAGCTGGTCCCCTTGCCCAGCATGCCTTGTCCTTTCTACTTCTCAAACACCTATGCATCCTTcgaaacccactccagattccCCTCTTACATACAGCCTTTTAAAAATGCCTTCATTCATCTCTCTCTGGGGATCCTGGCTCTCACTTTCCCTCTGGTCCAGGCTTGACCTCCCAGGACTGGGGCTGTCTGTGTCAAGCTCTGTCTCCCGTAGTCTGAGGGCTTGACAGAAGCCAGGCTGGGGGCAGCTGACAGAAAACCCAGCTGAGGCATGAGCTGGGCAGCGATGAACTCTACCTGAGGAAGAACCAGCTTCTTGGAGTGGCACTGGTGCTGCACCTAAGGATGAGTTACAGTGTCTCAACACATtagaggagaaggcgatggcagcccactccagtgttcttgcctggagaatcccagggacgggggagcctggcaggctgcagtctatggggttgcacagagtcagacacgactgaagtgacaacagcagcaacagcagcagcagcacattagAGCTAAAACAACCTTAGAGACCAATTCTAATCACCCTGTTTTACACGTGGGGGAACTGACACCCAGAGGTTTCACGGCGGGGTCAGGAACTGGACCCGTGTTGCCCAGGCCAGAGTTCTAcacctgcatacagatgcttAAGAGTGAGAAGATATGGAAGGGGATGGCAGTCTGGGCAGACAGATGGCATGCGTAAGGAAATGAAAGCTGCAGGAGGGAAGTGAGCTTGATGGTAGAGGAGGCCCAGATCAGAAGGGCAGAGGAATGGGAGTGGGTGGTGAGTTGGACAGGGCTGGGTCCACGTAGGTCTCAACCACCAGGCGGAGAATCTGGGGTCACTGGGGAGCTACAGAGGGTGTGTGAGCAGGGGAGGAGCACAGTCCTATTCTTGAGTTATAAAGACCCTTCTGAGTCTGGTGTGGGCTGCCTTGGGGGCCAAAAAGATACCAGGCATCTAGAAAGGGGCCTGAGAGGGACAGAGGGGAGAGACTGGGGGGTTGGGAGCAATTGAGGAGTCTCAGAGTTCTTGTCTTGGGAGCTCAAGAAATCTGCACTCTGAGGAGCCCACTCACCAGCAGCCTCGTCtgtcctgaagaatttatttgcgcAATGCTTGCACACTGACAGGGAATGCCAACAGAGTTCATACATTGactctcccacccccatccacgCTGGGGTCTCTCCTCCCCTTCTGGCAGCCCAGTGGCCTGGGGGGCAGAATGGGCTAGGGATGGGGCTCCAGAGCCGCTCTGGAGCCTCAAGGATGACCCTCCCCTGGTGCCATTTCTCAGACAGGAGGACTGAAGCCAGGGAGGAGCCAGAATGCCCCGTCACCTGAAGTCTCAGGCTGGAGTCTGAGATGGTGAAGATGTTGCTCAGCGCCCAGGGACCACATACTCCTCGTCATCCAATGGGACCTGGCCCAGCGACTGTAGGTTGCAGTAGACAGGCTGGGACTCGTGCTGGAGGCTCTCATAGCTCATGTAGAAGTCGCCGCCCTCTGAAGGGGGAGACCTATGGGGAAAAGACAGATGGGAGTTCAGGCAGGACTCAGGGAGCAGGCACATCAGCTTTTAGAGGCAAAGTAGTTCATGGTGGTTGAGTCCACTCCTAAttacatatggggcttccctggtggctcagaggttaaagcgtctgcctgcaatgcgggagacccgggttcgatccctgggtccagaagatcccctggagaaattaCATATGAGAGGAGTGGGGAactgcgggagacccgggttcgatccctgggtccagaagatcccctggagaaattaCATATGAGAGGAGTGGGGAACGGGGCAGCAGTCTCCCAGCCTGGCCCTACTTTCTGTGAGGAAAGCAAGAAGGGGGCAGTGACTCGGGGAAGATTCTGTGCCTTCTTGAGTCatggcagggttttttttttttttttttttccttccttaaagCTGAGATAGTCACCCtttttttatattcaaatttAGTTTTGGGTTTCCTCTTGAAAAACTGGAAGCTCTGGTGCCTGGAGCTGAATCAGTGCCCCTTCAGATGGGAAATTTTCCCCCAGGTCTCCTGAAGCAACTGACTTTGGGCCTCGATACAaaaatctctgagcctcagtttccccacccatTCAATGGATCAGAGGGGATGGTAGCTTCTAGGAATGTCTTGCTATGGTGGGCAAGACCCCAGAGAAGAACTTTCCTGCCTCCAGAACATCCTAAACCCACCCCTGGCTCCTCCTGGAACAAAGGCCCTATTGACTAAGTGGTGTCTATCAGTCATGTATACTTTAGTATAAATTactccaaaatacataaatggtTATATGGGGATGGAAGTCAGGGTTTGTTCTAGTCTCTGCTTCTAACCTTGAGGAAGTCATTCTCCTGCCTCCCAGaaccttcatttctttctttctttttttttggctgtgctgcctagcttgtggaatcttagttcctggaccaggaattgaacctacaccctcagcagtgaaagcacagagtcctaaccactggaccaccagggaatttccagaaACTCTATTTCTGCAACTGTGAAGTGCAGGATGAGATTGACACATTCTATTGTAAACAATGTTTTTAGAGGAGCCTGGCCCTGAGATCTTGGGGACAGCGAAGCAGAGCAGGCATCAGAACACACACTGCCTTAGGAAGTCTGGTGCCTTCTACTCCCTACCGCAGACCACTTCTGCTTTTGAGCCGTATTTGTGTCTGCTTTGCATATGCTCTCATTTCTCATCAATAACTTCCCACAGGCCTCCCCATCTTTTGGATTCTGCTGCCCAGCCCAGTTGCCCAGCCCTCTTCCCTTCCTGCTTGGGTCCTCTCAGCCCCCTCCAACCTCAGCCCCGAAGTCTTGCCTTCTCAAAACACATTCACAGCAGTCTCTGTTCTCTCCCACCTCCGGGCCTTTGTTCCTCCTTGTGCCTGCCCCCTAGAAACCCCCTCTCTCACCCAACCTGGAAACAGACCCATCTGTCTAAGCCTAGCCCATTTGGGGGGCAGGGCTTTGTGGGGGTAGAGAGACACAGATGGCTTTCTTGGCATCTCCTATGTGTTGGGGAGAGATGGGGATGTGGTCTCATTttacagagacagaaacagaggtTCAAAGGCAGCCTGGGGTCACACGAGATCTAAGCCTAGGCTGCTGACCACAGAGCCCCCACCACCTTGAACAGCTGCCTCCTCCCTCCGCATCCTTGTCAGCCAGAAACTGGGTTTGCAGGTCATGCAGGGGGATGCGTGTCTTCTGTACAGGAACTCACTTAACCCAGCTCTGTGAGGCGGAGGGCTGTTATTAATCTAGGAAGAAACTAATCATTTTAtctaggaagaaactgaggcccagagaggggaaactacttgcccaagatcacgcAGCCTCtaagaggcagagccaggagtTGGACCCTGGCCATCCAGCTccagagactcacagacacacgTGTGTGGGTCACTCACCTGTGTTCATCCCACTGGTGTCTGGCAGCCGGCGTGCCCACGAACATGTTTTCGTAGTCAGGGGTGGAAGATCTGGGCGGGGTGTTGGCTGGAGGCTTAGGCCTGCGGCTTTGGCTACTGTACCTTGACTGCCAGCCCGAACTAGACCTGGAGCCATCCTGAGCAGCCCACGTTTTGCTCAGGTTCTGGCCCATCCGATGTCTACAGAGTCTCCAGGCCAGCACCGGGCCAGCAATGGCAAGCACAAGGAGCAGGCTTCCACTGGCCACCAGTGCGCCAATGGTTGTCTTGGTCAGGCCAGAGGGGCAGCTCACGTCCAAGAAGACAGAGAGGTTGTGCCAGGCACCAGTGGGCACATCTAGGCACTTTGGAAGCTCTGGGTCAGAGCAGTTGTCCCGCCGGTCTGTGTGCCAGTCTAATAGGACACAGCTGCAGTCAGCCTGCAGGTCGAGGTCACAGCGTTTGGCCAGCGCCCTGTCCACGAAGTCCAAGGAGTTGTTGGTCACAATCAGTAGCTGCAGCCGCTCCAGGTCCCTGAAGAAGGACCCTGGGAGCCGTTGAAGGCCGTTCGCAGACAGATCGAGGAGCTGCAGGAATCTGGCCCGCAGAGACTGGTTCTGAGGTAGCTGGCTCAGGATTTGGCCGCTGAAGTTGAGGCAAGTGTCAGAGTATTCCGTGGTCCAGTCCACGTCCCCCGAGAACACGCTGCATGACGACGTCTGGCTGCCTGCCTGGTGCAGCAGCAGTGGCAACCACAGCGCCCACGTCAGGGCACCCCCCATTCAGGCAACCTAGGCAGAGACACTGGAATCCAAGCCCCGACCTCAGCTTGTGGTCACCCTCCCCCTTGCCActtgtatatagatagatagatagatagatgtatatatttttatagctcAGGCCACTTCTGAAGTGTTAAAACAGCAGCCTTTCACTGGTTGCTCCTCTTTGATTGGCTCTGGCCTCAGTCTCCCCTTCTGGGGAATGGGCACCTAACCCTGATGCTTCAGGGGCTTGAAAGGCAATGAGGAGACTTGGCCCAGTCAGcccccttccctttctctcaGATGTGCCCCTTCGGGCTAGGTTGCCcaatttccccaaatatttcGGGGGAGCTAGCCGGCCGAGACAGGACTATATGCAAATGAGCTGTTGCCCCAGAAACGACCCCGCCCCTCTACCTTTCTTCCGAACTGCAGGAGACTGGAAGTCTGGGTCTGAGAGTCTTGGGGTGGGGTGCTGACGAgtaccccccgcccccaccacgccCCCCACCGGCTCTGGTTTGCACAGACCCAAGTTCCAATGCCTCCTTCCTACCTTTCTGGTCCTACTGCCCGGCCTTGGCCTCGGTCGTGCTGGAAGTTGCCGGCAGCGTGGTGGCTCACCTGGACGCGGGGGTCAGAGGGTCCGACCCTCCCCGGCTTCCGATCCACTGCGATGCCTGGCGCTCCTCGAGCTCTGCCCCGAGCTGCTCATGGGGAAGAGGAACTGGTGCCGAGTGAAGTGCCGAGGGGAAGAATACAGAAGACCCAGAGACCCGCCCTGCTCCGCTCCCGCGGAAGGCCTCAAGCATCGGGGTTCTCACGGGAGGGGCAGGGGCGGGAGGCCTCCTTCCTTCTTGCTGAGACCCAATGACTATATGTCCCCCAGTGACACCCCAACTAACTGCTACCTCATCAACTCACTCTCACTTCCCAGTCTCAGCTCAGTTGACTCCCAACccatgcattcatttattcattcaacaaacattaccCATGCTGAGCCCCCCGAGAGGCTCCGCCCCCCGGTCGGTATCTCTAGGAGCATCCAGTCCTGGAAAAAGATAAAGCTGGAAACAGACATCCCCAGTCTGACGGAGTCAGGTCAAGGTCGGCGTGAGGGTCAGGATactggaaggcttcctggagaaggaggcaTTAGAGGTGGGGTTTCAACACATGAATGGGAGTTTGCCAAGGATTCCTAAAACCTGCCCTTGGTTTTCCAAGCTCttaccctctcccacagactcaGAACTCTCCTTGTGTATGAACATGCTGTGGGGGAGCATTGAGAGGAGGGCTCGCTGGGGAAGAGGACTTTGAGTCTGGGGCCTGGAGGAAGAGTTGCACTCGCAGGCAGAAATGAACGTGTCGCAGACTGCAGCGAGAAGCCGCAGCAGGAGCACAGGTCCTGTCGCTTGAGAAGACGTGCCCGCCTGGGATACAGTGGTTAACAGTGGCAGCCTCCTTAGGAGTGGAGTGGCTGGAGAGGCGAGGCTAAGTGGAGGGACTGGCGATGGGTGGGGGCCAGGCGGCAAAGGCCTCCAAAGCCAGGCTTTATTCCCAGGGCCAAGGCAGGTGTGTGAGCAGGGCAGGGGCACTGTGTGAAAAGATTCTTCTGGAgtgagcctgggctctggaggTGGGGAACCCTTCCAGGAGCCTGCAGTCTCAGGAGGAGAGGGCAGCCTGAGTCAGATCCCAGGAATAGTAACACAAGAGAGACTGggaggactgccctggtggtccagtggctaaaactcagtgctgtcaatgcaagggacacaggttcaatctctagtcaCGCcacattgttattcagtcactcaggcgtgtccgactctttgcgacccatggactgcaggactgtaggcttccttgtccttcaccacctctcagagtttgctcaaactcatgtccattgacttgatgatgccatccaaccatcccgtcATCTGCggtatggaaaaaaataaaatgagggctCGAGGCGGGAATGGGCACAGGTAGGCTGCGAGAGGGTCTCTGCCTCCCTGTGGTCCTGGCTTTAGGCAGACCAGGTTCAAATCCTTTCTAGCCCCTGGCTCACGGCTTGACCTTAACTGTTCTTTATCgtagtttccacatctgtaaaatgggataaatgtcaagagtcttctcctggaCTCTGGAAGGCTGGAGTCTACTCCCCCACGCTTTCCCCTCTCCTCAGACTCTGCCCCTTTTCTATCTTCAAACTCAGAGGAGTTTTGCGTATTTATCAGATGTGCAAAAATTCAAAAGTGTGATGAGCCCCTGAGCTGGCCAGGATGTGGGGAGACAAGCAGCCCCACACGTTGCTGGGGGTGCATCAGTAGCTCAGAGCAATGGAAGGCATCCTGTGACGGGCATTCTGAATGCCCGGGCTCTCAGATCCAGCATCCCACTCCTGGGACTCTCCAATACGTGAGTGTTTACAGAATGATAGGAGTGCGAACTGATGAGGGGAGAAACTAAATGTGG encodes:
- the LRRC25 gene encoding leucine-rich repeat-containing protein 25, translated to MGGALTWALWLPLLLHQAGSQTSSCSVFSGDVDWTTEYSDTCLNFSGQILSQLPQNQSLRARFLQLLDLSANGLQRLPGSFFRDLERLQLLIVTNNSLDFVDRALAKRCDLDLQADCSCVLLDWHTDRRDNCSDPELPKCLDVPTGAWHNLSVFLDVSCPSGLTKTTIGALVASGSLLLVLAIAGPVLAWRLCRHRMGQNLSKTWAAQDGSRSSSGWQSRYSSQSRRPKPPANTPPRSSTPDYENMFVGTPAARHQWDEHRSPPSEGGDFYMSYESLQHESQPVYCNLQSLGQVPLDDEEYVVPGR